One part of the Natronorubrum sediminis genome encodes these proteins:
- a CDS encoding DUF7344 domain-containing protein, translated as MTSHGEDELLETAVVVLSHPWRRFFAQYATRYRSGTFLVDEFATALTDRVVGPLDLTDVQTKLRHVHLPKLADTGLLEYDVVAERISPNYELLDGALDSIRLTVEEIQHERADTDWTGID; from the coding sequence ATGACATCGCACGGCGAGGACGAGTTGCTCGAAACTGCAGTCGTCGTACTCTCTCATCCGTGGCGTCGATTTTTCGCCCAATATGCCACACGATACCGATCGGGCACGTTTCTCGTCGACGAGTTCGCTACCGCACTCACAGATCGTGTCGTCGGTCCTCTCGACCTCACTGACGTGCAAACGAAACTTCGTCACGTGCACCTCCCGAAACTGGCCGACACGGGACTCCTCGAGTACGACGTGGTTGCGGAACGAATCAGTCCTAACTACGAACTTCTGGACGGTGCGCTCGATTCGATTCGACTGACGGTCGAGGAGATACAACACGAACGCGCGGATACCGATTGGACGGGGATCGATTGA
- a CDS encoding alpha/beta fold hydrolase yields the protein MRHRIFNEDGESELVFVMGWGNRWTHENVSWLIGKLTDAGYRVHAFELPTNIGDFKADWLEPIAEYVVEFDEEYQLLGHSAGALVAQALDGAENHVYLSPWWGYSDAYPEPLLEAVSTVPTTLPCLPVGEMDREALGERATDHQIATTPSWVSPAFVRETRLAQQDLLTIDHDAVVFCSLRDPVVSLRPIGTRVPAEHVVLYDGGHELFSSASRERHIDTLLAALEDGAVVVEEPDDTDEQAHVPA from the coding sequence ATGAGACACCGGATCTTCAACGAAGACGGCGAGTCGGAACTCGTGTTCGTTATGGGCTGGGGCAACCGCTGGACCCACGAGAACGTGAGTTGGCTCATCGGGAAGTTGACTGACGCCGGCTACCGGGTCCACGCGTTCGAACTCCCGACGAACATCGGCGACTTCAAAGCCGACTGGCTCGAGCCGATCGCCGAATACGTCGTCGAGTTCGACGAGGAGTACCAACTCCTCGGCCACAGCGCAGGCGCGCTCGTCGCTCAGGCCCTCGACGGCGCGGAGAATCACGTTTATCTCAGCCCGTGGTGGGGATACAGCGACGCCTACCCAGAACCGTTACTCGAGGCCGTCTCGACAGTCCCGACGACGTTGCCGTGTCTGCCGGTCGGTGAGATGGATCGGGAGGCACTCGGCGAACGCGCGACCGACCACCAGATCGCGACGACGCCGTCTTGGGTCTCGCCCGCGTTCGTCCGAGAGACCCGTCTCGCCCAGCAGGATCTGCTGACGATCGATCACGATGCTGTCGTCTTCTGCTCGCTTCGTGACCCGGTCGTCAGTCTGCGACCGATTGGAACTCGCGTTCCCGCCGAGCACGTTGTCCTCTACGACGGCGGTCACGAACTCTTCTCCTCCGCGAGCCGCGAGCGACACATCGACACCCTCCTCGCCGCACTCGAGGACGGTGCCGTCGTCGTCGAGGAGCCCGACGACACGGACGAGCAGGCTCACGTCCCCGCCTAA
- a CDS encoding deoxyribonuclease IV, protein MKVGAHVSISGSRVSSDDETPPYDDIRNAVHRQLAFGGNCGQVFTTSPQVWAQPEISDEAATGFQAETDEELEGPWVIHSSYLVNLCTPKDDLRRKSKESMQAELDAAERLDIPYVNVHLGAHTGAGVEGGLDNAASLIDELDVPEGVQILIESDAGSGTKLGGEFSELAGIIDRTETDIGICIDTAHTLVAGNDLTTPEAVDETVGRFDDEVGLEHLEYIHLNDSKHDVGTHKDEHAHIGEGYIGEDGMKAIVNHPDLRELPFALETPTEDGRGFAWNIETVKELRDDG, encoded by the coding sequence ATGAAGGTCGGCGCACACGTATCCATCTCCGGCTCGCGCGTCTCGTCCGACGACGAAACACCGCCATACGACGACATTCGGAACGCGGTCCACCGACAACTCGCCTTTGGCGGCAACTGTGGACAGGTCTTTACCACCTCCCCACAGGTCTGGGCACAACCCGAGATCAGCGACGAAGCCGCCACGGGCTTTCAAGCAGAAACCGACGAGGAACTCGAGGGACCGTGGGTGATCCACTCGTCTTATCTTGTGAACCTCTGTACGCCGAAAGACGACCTCCGACGAAAGTCCAAAGAGAGCATGCAGGCGGAACTCGACGCCGCCGAGCGACTGGACATTCCGTACGTCAACGTCCACCTCGGCGCACACACTGGTGCCGGCGTCGAAGGCGGCCTCGACAACGCGGCGAGTCTCATCGACGAACTCGACGTTCCTGAGGGTGTCCAGATCCTCATCGAATCCGACGCGGGAAGTGGCACGAAACTCGGCGGCGAGTTCTCCGAACTCGCGGGTATCATCGATCGCACCGAGACCGATATCGGTATCTGTATCGACACCGCTCACACGCTCGTCGCGGGCAACGACCTCACGACCCCCGAGGCCGTCGACGAGACGGTCGGCCGCTTCGACGACGAGGTCGGCCTCGAACACCTCGAGTACATCCACCTCAACGACTCGAAACACGATGTGGGCACGCACAAGGACGAACACGCCCACATCGGCGAGGGCTACATCGGCGAGGACGGCATGAAAGCCATCGTGAACCACCCCGACCTTCGCGAGTTGCCGTTCGCGCTCGAGACGCCGACCGAGGATGGCCGCGGCTTCGCCTGGAATATCGAGACGGTCAAAGAGCTTCGGGACGACGGCTGA
- a CDS encoding ABC transporter permease subunit yields MLELARYDGRHRLKGSIYLSIAMSLLAVVVIWIYPSFSDSFEDVDEEFLQAYPDQIIQLFDIQTMTSLEGFLAFELYIFGWVILLGLYLAYLGAGSIADDVERGRMDILLSMPVSRTRVVTEKFLSLSVPIVAVNVITPVVVYAAALAVGESLSAADLAALHALSIPYLFACAGIGVIASVAVDRTSIAQRIALGATFGLFMLESLLVDTDYESIGAIAPMRYFDPNEVILESTYDLTNVVVLLTMTLACLLVAQYWFSRRDIN; encoded by the coding sequence ATGCTTGAACTCGCGCGATACGACGGCCGTCACCGGCTGAAGGGAAGTATCTACCTCTCGATCGCGATGTCGCTGTTGGCCGTCGTCGTCATCTGGATCTATCCCTCGTTCAGCGACTCCTTCGAGGACGTCGACGAGGAGTTTCTGCAGGCGTACCCCGATCAGATCATCCAACTCTTCGACATTCAGACGATGACGTCGCTCGAAGGATTTCTCGCCTTCGAACTCTACATCTTCGGGTGGGTTATTCTGCTCGGCCTCTACCTCGCTTACCTCGGCGCAGGATCGATCGCCGACGACGTTGAACGCGGACGCATGGACATTCTGCTTTCGATGCCGGTCTCCCGGACTCGCGTCGTCACCGAGAAGTTCCTCTCGCTTTCCGTTCCGATCGTTGCCGTCAACGTCATCACGCCGGTCGTCGTCTACGCGGCGGCACTGGCCGTCGGTGAATCGCTCTCCGCCGCGGATCTCGCTGCGCTCCACGCGCTCTCGATTCCGTACCTGTTCGCCTGTGCCGGCATCGGCGTGATCGCCTCTGTCGCCGTCGATCGGACGAGCATCGCCCAGCGCATTGCTCTCGGCGCCACGTTCGGCCTCTTCATGCTCGAGTCGCTCCTCGTGGACACCGACTACGAATCGATTGGAGCGATCGCTCCGATGCGCTACTTCGATCCGAACGAGGTCATCCTCGAGAGCACGTACGACCTCACGAACGTCGTTGTGCTCCTCACGATGACGCTCGCCTGTCTGCTCGTCGCCCAGTACTGGTTCAGTCGACGAGACATCAACTGA
- a CDS encoding class I SAM-dependent methyltransferase: protein MREFSEDYLRRTREGMWDDSREALEALSLESHDRILDVGCGTGELSRVLRTEAARGATLVGCDVDTDLLEVAADRGADSSSFVAGNALELPFPDDTFDLVVCQALLINLPDPTAALAEFARVSRDLVAAVEPNNADVSIDSSVPAEDSLERRARRAYLAGVSTDVALGADAREAFAAAGLEVCRTRRYDHVRTVEPPYSEGALLAARRKATGAGLADDRETLLSGPLTEPEYDELRGAWREMGRTVVEQMDDRAYRRSESVPFYVTVGRV from the coding sequence GTGCGCGAGTTCTCCGAGGACTACCTTCGCCGAACCCGCGAGGGCATGTGGGACGACTCTCGCGAAGCGCTCGAGGCCCTCTCGCTCGAGTCCCACGACCGAATCCTCGACGTGGGCTGTGGGACCGGCGAGTTGAGCCGCGTGTTGCGTACGGAGGCGGCCCGTGGGGCAACTCTCGTCGGCTGTGACGTCGATACGGATTTACTCGAGGTGGCTGCCGACCGCGGGGCCGACTCGAGTTCGTTCGTCGCGGGGAACGCACTCGAATTGCCGTTTCCCGACGACACGTTCGACCTCGTCGTCTGTCAGGCGCTGTTGATCAACCTCCCCGATCCCACGGCCGCACTCGCCGAGTTCGCCCGCGTCTCACGTGACCTGGTCGCGGCCGTCGAACCGAACAACGCCGACGTGAGCATCGACTCGAGCGTGCCCGCGGAAGATTCTCTCGAGCGACGAGCCAGACGAGCCTATCTGGCGGGCGTCTCGACCGACGTGGCGTTGGGTGCCGACGCGCGCGAGGCGTTCGCGGCCGCCGGACTCGAGGTGTGTAGAACGCGACGCTACGATCACGTTCGAACGGTCGAACCGCCCTACAGCGAGGGCGCACTGCTCGCGGCGCGACGAAAAGCGACCGGGGCTGGATTAGCCGACGACCGCGAGACGCTCCTGTCGGGACCGCTGACCGAACCCGAATATGACGAGTTGCGCGGTGCGTGGCGAGAGATGGGCCGAACCGTCGTCGAGCAGATGGACGACCGTGCGTATCGTCGCAGCGAATCCGTTCCGTTCTACGTCACCGTTGGTCGCGTCTAA
- the ncsA gene encoding tRNA 2-thiolation protein NcsA, which yields MDCNRCGEDAIMHAAYSGAHLCPDHFRESVEKRVRRRVRRDDLVPHEATPENPQTWVIGLSGGKDSVVLTQILSETFADDPRIELVGLTIHEGIEGYRDKSLEACVDLTEDLGIPHEVVSYEEEFGIQMDDVVEDDPENMAACAYCGVFRRDVLSRYADELEADLLLTGHNLDDEAQTALMNFLEGDVEQVAKHFDASLGPLSERDEQDEFVPRAKPLRDVPEKEVALYAHVNDLPAHITECPHSSEAYRGEIQQLLYDLEENHPGTRHSILSGYEELGAITSEEFSGEDGADLRECGECGSTTTREICRKCSLLESLV from the coding sequence ATGGACTGCAACCGGTGTGGGGAGGACGCGATCATGCACGCGGCGTACTCCGGGGCACATCTCTGTCCCGATCACTTTCGCGAGTCGGTCGAAAAGCGGGTGCGAAGACGGGTACGTCGAGACGACCTCGTCCCTCACGAGGCGACGCCGGAGAACCCCCAGACGTGGGTAATCGGCCTCTCCGGTGGCAAGGACAGCGTCGTCCTCACACAGATACTCTCCGAGACGTTCGCCGACGATCCCCGTATCGAACTCGTCGGGTTGACGATTCACGAGGGTATCGAGGGCTATCGCGATAAGAGCCTCGAGGCCTGTGTCGACCTCACCGAGGACCTCGGGATACCCCACGAAGTCGTCAGTTACGAAGAGGAGTTTGGCATCCAGATGGACGACGTGGTCGAAGACGACCCCGAAAACATGGCCGCCTGTGCCTACTGTGGTGTCTTCCGGCGAGACGTGCTCTCTCGCTACGCCGACGAACTCGAGGCCGACTTGCTGTTGACCGGGCACAATCTGGACGACGAGGCCCAGACCGCCCTGATGAACTTCCTCGAAGGAGACGTCGAGCAGGTCGCGAAACACTTCGACGCGAGTCTCGGGCCACTCTCAGAACGCGACGAACAGGACGAGTTCGTCCCGCGTGCCAAGCCCCTTCGTGACGTTCCAGAGAAGGAAGTCGCCCTGTACGCCCACGTCAACGACCTTCCTGCCCACATTACCGAGTGTCCCCACTCGAGTGAAGCCTACCGCGGCGAGATACAGCAGTTACTCTACGATCTCGAGGAGAATCACCCCGGTACTCGCCACTCGATTCTCTCAGGCTACGAAGAACTCGGTGCGATCACCTCCGAGGAATTCAGCGGCGAGGACGGCGCTGATTTGCGCGAGTGTGGCGAGTGTGGGTCGACCACGACGCGAGAGATTTGCCGAAAGTGCTCGCTTCTCGAGTCACTCGTCTAA
- a CDS encoding ABC transporter ATP-binding protein, producing the protein MAAIELEGLSKHYGDVRANDDVTFSVERGEIFGYLGPNGAGKTTTIRTLLGLLSPTSGTGRLLGHDVTNEAELIEAKRKLGYLPDTPSFDETATGREILELHASITGDERSDDLLELFDPPLDRLVREYSHGNVRKLGLVTTFMHEPELVILDEPTSGLDPLMQHRFAEFLRRERERGVTVFFSSHVLGEVRRLCDRVGIIRNGRLVAVEPVESLLDRSGKVVRVRAVEGIPIETFAFDGVHDLEATTNRLDGQRDDVDGGDSEATITECTFTFTGDVNALLERVREYPLQDLSIEEAPLEDVFMRFYGEEAEGASEGANAEQHSANSGVSDDA; encoded by the coding sequence ATGGCTGCGATCGAACTCGAGGGGTTGTCGAAACACTACGGAGACGTTCGTGCGAACGACGACGTGACGTTCAGCGTCGAGCGCGGCGAAATCTTCGGCTACCTCGGGCCAAACGGTGCCGGGAAGACCACGACGATACGCACGCTCTTGGGCTTACTCTCGCCGACGTCCGGCACGGGTCGATTGCTCGGTCACGACGTAACGAACGAAGCCGAACTTATCGAAGCGAAACGAAAACTCGGCTATCTCCCCGACACCCCGTCGTTCGACGAAACCGCGACCGGGCGAGAGATCCTCGAGTTACACGCCTCGATCACCGGCGACGAACGCAGCGACGACCTCCTCGAGTTGTTCGATCCGCCACTCGATCGGCTCGTCCGCGAGTACTCACACGGAAACGTTCGAAAACTCGGGTTGGTGACCACGTTCATGCACGAACCGGAACTCGTGATTCTTGACGAGCCCACGAGCGGCCTCGACCCGCTGATGCAACACCGATTCGCCGAGTTTCTCCGACGCGAGCGCGAGCGGGGCGTGACGGTCTTTTTCTCCTCGCACGTGCTCGGCGAAGTTAGGCGGCTCTGTGATCGCGTCGGGATTATTCGAAACGGTCGTCTCGTCGCCGTCGAACCGGTGGAATCCCTCCTTGATCGAAGCGGGAAGGTCGTCCGGGTTCGTGCCGTCGAGGGAATCCCGATCGAGACGTTCGCGTTCGACGGCGTCCACGACCTCGAGGCGACGACGAACAGACTCGACGGACAACGCGACGATGTCGACGGAGGCGATTCGGAAGCGACGATTACCGAGTGTACGTTTACGTTCACTGGCGACGTCAACGCGTTGCTCGAGCGCGTTCGAGAGTATCCGCTCCAGGACCTCTCGATCGAAGAAGCGCCGCTCGAGGACGTTTTCATGCGATTTTACGGTGAGGAAGCGGAGGGAGCGAGTGAGGGGGCGAACGCCGAGCAGCACTCGGCCAACTCGGGGGTGAGCGACGATGCTTGA
- a CDS encoding ribbon-helix-helix domain-containing protein translates to MERVTLRIPEQQIDEVEQLVDSGEFPNRSEAIRSAVREMINEQHDATSERTGKRNWAKV, encoded by the coding sequence ATGGAGCGTGTGACACTGCGAATTCCGGAACAGCAGATCGACGAGGTCGAACAGCTGGTCGACTCGGGCGAGTTTCCAAACCGGAGCGAGGCAATCCGGTCGGCCGTCCGAGAGATGATCAACGAACAACACGACGCCACGAGCGAGCGCACTGGCAAACGTAACTGGGCCAAGGTTTAA
- a CDS encoding helix-turn-helix domain-containing protein yields the protein MLLSVFWIDNPILRHTLSVAPSVTVRWEKSDITVDGVHQLLVWVHADEYEAFEAGLEGDSTIKEPHQIVCLDDRRLYRLELTCEGHQASVYPLVVEVGGVLQEVTADHDGWRFQAAFPSEDALERFHRFFRERDSGIELRRLYEEREASGRMCHGTTEEQRELLVGAVDEGYLDIPRACSLEELGAEFSISSNAASERFRRGVSTLVENTIHPSSSPHRY from the coding sequence ATGTTGCTCAGTGTTTTTTGGATCGACAACCCAATTTTGCGTCATACGCTTTCAGTTGCGCCGTCCGTAACCGTCCGATGGGAGAAGTCCGACATCACCGTCGATGGTGTCCACCAGTTGCTCGTTTGGGTGCACGCCGATGAGTACGAGGCGTTCGAAGCGGGACTCGAGGGCGACTCGACGATCAAAGAGCCACACCAAATCGTCTGCTTAGACGACCGTCGACTCTATCGCCTCGAATTGACGTGTGAAGGCCACCAGGCGAGCGTCTATCCGCTCGTCGTCGAGGTTGGTGGGGTACTCCAAGAAGTGACGGCAGATCACGACGGGTGGCGATTTCAGGCGGCATTCCCATCTGAGGACGCCCTCGAGCGCTTCCATCGCTTCTTTCGTGAACGTGATTCTGGCATCGAACTCCGTCGGCTGTACGAAGAACGGGAGGCGAGCGGACGAATGTGCCACGGCACAACCGAAGAACAACGCGAACTGCTCGTCGGAGCCGTCGACGAGGGGTATCTGGACATTCCGCGAGCGTGCTCACTCGAGGAACTCGGCGCGGAGTTCAGTATCTCCTCAAACGCAGCCTCCGAGCGCTTTCGGCGCGGCGTGAGCACGCTCGTCGAGAACACGATTCATCCGTCCTCGAGTCCCCATCGATACTGA
- the ftsZ gene encoding cell division protein FtsZ: protein MQDIVQDALENAEEEAQEMDADMDGDEFGDPRIVIVGAGGAGNNTINRLYNIGVDGADTVAINTDKQHLKMIEADTKILVGKSLTNGLGAGGDPSMGERATEMAQGTIKEVLGDADLVFVTAGMGGGTGTGAAPVVSKIAKEQGAIVVGMVSTPFNVERARTVKAEEGLEKLRDQADSIIVLDNNRLLDYVPNLPIGKAFSVMDQIIAETVKGISETITQPSLINLDYADMSTIMNQGGVAVMLVGETQDKNKTDEVVKDAMNHPLLDVDYRGASGGLVHITGGPDLTLKEAEGIADNITERLEASANVIWGARIQENYKGKVRVMAIMTGVQSAQVLGPTTQKQADKSRQSIEGVSSADFDASKNAEEAGYNAHSDGGRDELEKENGVDVIR, encoded by the coding sequence ATGCAGGATATCGTACAAGACGCACTCGAGAATGCAGAAGAAGAGGCCCAAGAGATGGACGCCGACATGGATGGCGACGAGTTCGGCGATCCACGAATCGTCATCGTCGGTGCCGGTGGCGCGGGGAACAACACGATCAACCGACTGTACAACATCGGCGTCGACGGTGCCGATACCGTGGCGATCAACACGGACAAACAGCACCTGAAGATGATCGAAGCCGACACGAAGATCCTCGTCGGCAAGTCGCTCACCAACGGACTCGGTGCTGGTGGCGACCCATCGATGGGCGAACGCGCCACTGAGATGGCTCAGGGAACGATCAAAGAAGTCCTCGGTGACGCAGACCTCGTCTTCGTGACCGCAGGTATGGGTGGCGGAACCGGTACCGGTGCCGCCCCCGTCGTCTCGAAAATCGCCAAAGAGCAGGGCGCAATCGTCGTCGGCATGGTCTCGACGCCGTTCAACGTTGAGCGTGCCCGGACGGTCAAAGCCGAAGAGGGTCTCGAGAAACTCCGCGATCAGGCGGACTCGATCATCGTCCTCGACAACAACCGGCTGCTCGATTACGTCCCGAACCTGCCAATCGGCAAGGCGTTCTCGGTCATGGACCAGATCATCGCCGAAACCGTCAAGGGTATCTCGGAGACGATCACCCAACCGAGCTTGATCAACCTGGACTACGCGGACATGTCCACGATCATGAATCAGGGTGGCGTCGCCGTCATGCTCGTCGGCGAGACCCAGGACAAGAACAAGACCGACGAAGTCGTCAAGGACGCGATGAACCACCCGCTGCTGGACGTCGACTATCGCGGTGCATCCGGTGGTCTCGTCCACATCACTGGCGGCCCCGACCTCACCCTCAAAGAGGCAGAGGGCATCGCAGACAACATCACGGAACGTCTCGAGGCCTCCGCGAACGTCATCTGGGGCGCTCGCATTCAGGAGAACTACAAGGGCAAGGTTCGCGTCATGGCGATCATGACCGGCGTCCAGAGTGCCCAGGTACTCGGTCCAACGACCCAAAAGCAAGCGGACAAGTCCCGACAGAGTATCGAAGGCGTCAGTAGTGCCGACTTCGACGCGAGCAAGAACGCCGAAGAAGCCGGCTACAACGCCCACAGCGACGGCGGACGCGACGAACTCGAGAAAGAAAACGGCGTCGACGTGATCCGGTAA
- a CDS encoding redox-regulated ATPase YchF, protein MSKSYRIGLVGKPSVGKSSFFNAATMNDVPEGAYPFTTIDPSVGEAYVRVECAAPEFDEECTPNVGYCQHGTRFVPTKLVDVAGLIPGAHEGNGLGNQFLSDLNETDVLVHVVDFSGQTDLEGEPTEGHDPRDDIAFLEEELDQWYLGVLEKGINRYESGYTTEDDAIEEELAEQMSAFKTNEDEIKRLIRRTDVGFEPEEWDDEDKLELAREIRKETKPMVIAANKMDTPDAQDNYEEITSDPDYEHLTIVPCSAHAEKALKSAEKAGVIDYRPGDDDFEILGDVSSEQEDGLEQIRDFLDAYGATGVQAALETALFDVLGVTPVFPGGANGLGNERGEVLPDCYLIPPNSSAEDFAYSLHSDIGDGFLHAIDCRSNRQLGKDYEVESRDVIEIITTN, encoded by the coding sequence ATGAGCAAGAGTTACCGGATCGGACTCGTCGGCAAACCCTCCGTCGGCAAGTCCTCCTTTTTCAACGCGGCGACGATGAACGACGTGCCCGAGGGCGCGTATCCCTTCACGACCATCGACCCGAGCGTCGGCGAGGCCTACGTCCGCGTCGAGTGTGCGGCCCCTGAATTCGACGAGGAGTGCACGCCGAACGTCGGCTACTGCCAGCACGGTACCCGCTTCGTTCCGACGAAACTCGTCGACGTCGCCGGATTGATCCCCGGCGCTCACGAAGGAAACGGGCTTGGCAACCAGTTTCTCTCGGATCTCAACGAGACCGACGTGCTCGTCCACGTCGTCGACTTCTCGGGCCAGACCGACCTCGAGGGCGAACCCACCGAGGGCCACGACCCGCGCGACGACATCGCCTTCCTCGAGGAGGAACTCGACCAGTGGTACCTCGGCGTCCTCGAGAAGGGGATCAATAGATACGAGTCGGGGTACACGACCGAAGACGACGCCATCGAGGAAGAACTCGCCGAGCAGATGAGCGCGTTCAAGACGAACGAAGACGAGATCAAGCGCCTGATCCGGCGCACGGACGTCGGCTTCGAACCCGAAGAGTGGGACGACGAGGACAAACTCGAGTTGGCTCGCGAGATTCGCAAGGAGACCAAGCCGATGGTCATCGCGGCGAACAAGATGGATACGCCCGACGCACAGGACAACTACGAGGAGATCACGAGCGACCCCGATTACGAGCACCTGACGATCGTCCCCTGTAGCGCACACGCCGAGAAAGCGCTCAAATCGGCCGAGAAAGCCGGCGTTATCGACTACCGGCCCGGTGACGACGACTTCGAGATTCTGGGCGACGTCTCGAGCGAACAGGAAGACGGCTTAGAGCAGATCCGCGACTTCCTCGACGCCTACGGCGCGACGGGCGTCCAGGCGGCCCTCGAGACTGCGCTCTTCGACGTACTCGGCGTAACGCCGGTGTTCCCCGGTGGGGCGAACGGATTGGGGAACGAACGCGGCGAGGTGCTTCCCGACTGCTACCTGATCCCGCCGAACTCGAGTGCGGAGGACTTCGCGTACAGCCTCCACTCCGACATCGGCGACGGCTTCCTCCACGCCATCGACTGTCGGAGCAACCGCCAACTCGGGAAGGACTACGAGGTCGAGTCTCGAGACGTCATCGAGATCATCACGACCAACTAA
- a CDS encoding DUF7095 family protein: MTGFARHDAVDRLETLVDTVEDERMPVPVREVWAVGDVALGLDPVERLDVYLTKDILLGDESAADDVLESASTSEVDGVEGVGKSVRADWAAEYPEYLRANANGHAAPEQCLAAHLLEDDEPIHLEVCNASFEDNVTQRLRGAKLREDYTQLLDPRGVCLWAAGTRSEEAFRKLRESELALPTLSAALEMLGMDEDEATTAAREVHAWRKDQDGITVRGDVV, from the coding sequence ATGACTGGCTTTGCCCGCCACGACGCGGTCGACCGTCTCGAGACGCTGGTCGACACGGTCGAAGACGAGCGGATGCCGGTTCCAGTGCGAGAGGTCTGGGCCGTCGGCGACGTTGCACTCGGACTCGACCCCGTCGAGCGCCTCGACGTCTACCTGACGAAGGATATCCTGTTGGGCGACGAGAGTGCGGCCGACGATGTCCTCGAGTCTGCCTCAACCTCGGAGGTCGACGGTGTCGAGGGCGTCGGGAAGTCGGTGCGTGCTGACTGGGCCGCCGAGTACCCCGAGTACCTCCGGGCGAACGCGAACGGCCACGCCGCGCCGGAGCAGTGTCTTGCAGCGCACCTACTCGAGGACGACGAGCCGATTCACCTCGAGGTCTGCAACGCTTCGTTCGAGGACAACGTCACTCAGCGCCTGCGCGGGGCGAAGCTACGCGAGGACTATACCCAACTCCTCGACCCGCGCGGCGTCTGCCTCTGGGCGGCAGGGACGCGCAGCGAGGAGGCATTCCGAAAGCTCCGGGAGAGTGAACTGGCGTTGCCGACACTGTCGGCAGCACTCGAGATGCTCGGCATGGACGAGGACGAAGCGACGACGGCTGCACGAGAAGTACACGCGTGGCGGAAAGACCAAGACGGCATCACGGTTCGTGGCGACGTCGTGTAA